The DNA region GTGGCTGCCTTGATTTTGACAGATTTTGTTAATATAAACTGATTGTTAGGCAATTAGTTATATTTATGCATAAATCAATTGCACTATaattcatgaattatttattacaatattttctAATGAATTCATGTATCTGTCTTGTGTTGTAAATGTACTGTAATTCTGTTCCTACTTTGTGTTGTTATATATCTAAATCTGATTGTATGAATTTTAATTGTTCAGTTAACGTGTTTCTAGGTTGTAATTTGTAGTAAAGCACTTCAATGCTTTTGCACTTAAATTTACAACACTGTTGGTGTGTGATTGATTTACtcattcagtaaaaaaaaaaaacaaaagaaaagaaaagaaaaaaaactgactaCACTGACTTTTTTGATTCACTATaggaattatttatattaatatgaaaaactgACTTCTCCAAAGAACTATTTCAACAACAAAACCTGTAATGAGCAAACCCCATAGCGACATACAAAAAAACATaggatgttttcatttataaatcagcctggaaaaacttagaaaaaaatttaacattaaaaacaagGAAGCTATGAAAGATTTAGAAACTTTACATAATCACTTGAGAATAAATTCTAGGTTGGAGACTTGTATGTATTCAACTATTATTTACTCATATTAGGTTTTTCTTTGAGATTCTAACATGcaagaaatatagaaaagaaaatttttggaGCCAAATAAACATTATGGAATTTTGTAATTTGAGAATTTCGTTATCTAATATCTTGATATGTGTGTATTAGATATAATCTAATACCTGAATATCCAGCTAGTCACTTTATGAAGCTATTCTTCATATACCATTTCATGGAAATTACCACTATGGTATTATGGAAGTTCcattattaaaagtaataaactgaaaaaaaaaaaaaagtaataaactgaATAAGAAACTTTTTAGAAGTATAGACTCCCTTGAAATCTCAGAAGACAGTTGTAAAAAACTTGGGGTGGTTCTCAGAATAGTTAACACTAATCATTCGttttaattatttctactttatactTGACATTACTAACAAAAAACATGTAAGCATTCTTGAAacttatgaaaggaaaataatctttaaaatatgatgcagtgaatttttataagaaacaaaatctctGTTTATTCACAGATATATTTACTAGGCCGTAACATGACTTTAAAGAAATGCATCTTTCAGaactcttttgggttttctagtgCTTATGtgaaaactataatttttaatttgctggaaaagagtataaaaatcacttaaatctTCATATTTGATAATTAACATTTCCTTATGTCTTtgttctccatatattttttgaattatttaatagtGAATCTTGGAAATCCATTCCATCATTGACTTCTACTTGTGAtaaaatttacccaaagaaaaaaattttttttcagaaaggaaggGATATTGGGGTCATGTCTGTGGActtgaaatgttttattgttaATTTCATATCTTATCACTTTGATGACTGCTTTTGTCAAATCACATGTTAGTCTTGGTGAAATATTGGTTGAATCTAGTAAAGTTACcgtttttctagaaaatttttatCTAATGTTCAGAATTTGCTTCAGTGTTTTTGCTACTcaaataacataatatttataaaatgtagttAAATATTGCATACTTATCTGTGAAACAGGTTAAGCCATTTTagagagcaaaataaaattaatttcacttttcattttaaaataaaaatcctttattttttaatacacatGAATATAATAACCCTTTAAACAAGATAACAGTCTTTTGTAGCAATTCATAATCAATATATCCCAATTCCAAccctaaataaaatttctataaagCAGAGCTACTactaataatagcaaatataagAAATCATGAATGGGAGGTTATTTTCATGTACAGAGTTTGGTGATATGTTTAATTTAAATAGATACTTTTCTGAAAcagaattcttttaatatattttattcttgctGCTGgtattggattaaaaaaaaaattttgtacaCTTGTGCCTTGGTTGCTAAGTAATCTTGGGTATTAGTTAAATTTAGATGTATATTAGCTTCTTCAGTGGGACATTTTCCagcatttgaaattaaataattaggTAAGTAATGCCTTTAGTCTTCATGTAATTACTTTagtatttaaaatcaattaaaaatagattttatttttaaatagcttaaattttttattattaggtTAAAATGCCTGCAGcttaatcttagaaaaaaaaaatactgtaatttacATGAAATCTAAATTCCTTAATTTTCCTTGTGAGTATGCAAAGctgtcttttattaatttttattttcactaccttgaaaaaatatctattttaaataaagaatttctcctacatcttatttttcttatttgcacTAATATGGGTTGATAATTAtcaaaataacttataaaatgtATACTTTCAAAAATGTAACTCATGAAGCACTTTccattaaatattcttaataCATCCAAAGCACTAAACATTAGCGatctataaatataatcatatctATACTCAGGTTTTCTACAAAACTAGGGCTTTCCTTTGACTATTATCCTTGCCATAGGAAATTAATTATCATCAGTGCTTCATTATATTGTGGCTGAACAATAATCAAGATGTCACTGTTGCGGCTCTATAGGAGTTAGGAGTCCAGCAATACCAAAATTTCTTTTGCTCAAACTCTGTTAAAATTATAACTCCGTATAATACTGGTATTTTTGCtgtaattcattttttgtttgatttttatttttagttcaacTGTTGATGCAAAATCAGAGGAAGCtactaaaatggaaaaaggaaaatcagcaTTAAGCAAAGTTTTGGAATCTTTGTGCACACATCACCAGCAACAAGTTTTGGCCATGTTGAAATTTCTAGTCCAAGAGCAGAATGCTGCTTCTCTTTGCTATTGTAATACATCATATACTGTGTCTTCAGAATCTCAAAAGCCCCTAACTGAAGATAATTTACATGGCCTATTCTGTAGTTGTGAATATAGGCTGGCAGAAAGAGGGGGTCTACAAAGTGAAAGGCAAAGCCCTGGTTTTGTGCCTCTGCCAGTCTGTATTAAAGATTTACGTTGTTTAACTTGCCAAACTGTAACTATTGAGCACATTAAGACAGTGGTGAATAGAGGAATTGCCAACAGTTATAGTTCTCACAGGTGCTGTTCTGGACCGTTAGCAAACCTTCACTCTACAAAATCGACCTTTCAAGCTCCTCTTTCATCAAGGGAAGTATGCGATGTTTCAGTCCGACTCGAGGGTGTTTGTAGATCACGAAGTCCGTCACCCCCACCATTATCACCTGTACAGACTGAAGgatttgaaaaactgaaagatgTCGTCTCGGAGCTTTCAGCCTTAGAAAATAACAGACTTGAAATAAACATTAACCAGCCTCCATCTCTCATACCAGCAGAAATAAACAGTGACAAGGGTGATCACGAAGGTAAAATACAAAAAGCTAAGAAATGCGGTAACTCTGATTATTTGCTCCTGGAAGACAGCGATAATTGTACTACGAATCATGAAAAAGGTGAAACTACtataatttttcaagatttaatgGATCgtattaatgaaaaattaaaatcaatagaaACTACAGATATGACAAACCTTACAAAATTATCTAGCAGTGATTGTACTACAGATAATGATTTAAAATTGAGAGATTTAATAGCCTCACTCTTGCATAACGCTAAGGCCAGTGATTACAGTTTTATGGAATTGCTGAGCCAACATgataaaaaggtagaaaataaaattattcagacAAGATTTCGAAAGCGTCAAGAAACCTTATTTTCAATGCACAACTCTCCTGATTCACCCATGTTTAGAAGGCActctttacaaataaaaagagaacttgCTAGTCTTGATGaaaattttgtaagaaaaaaatatactgaaaaaaattcaaggaagtTGACACGCAATGATGAGATATTTTCAACAGACAAACAATTCTATCATTGCCAAGGGTCTTTACAAAATTCTAAAAGCTTGCAAGATAATAATCATGTAGAAACATCATTTTCACCAGATTGTGCATTACAATCATTGCAACTACCTCTTCATAGTTTAGAGACTAACTTGGCTTTTGATGCATTTTCAGAAAGCTTTAAAACAACTTCCCCTGGGAAAATGAGCATAAGAAAATCACAGGAGAAATCTGCAGCTGGAAAAAAACTTTTGCAAAATCACAAGGAGAATCCAAAACTGGAGAATACTGAAACGCCTCTGAAGAGTGATGTTCCTGGACTTCTGAGCAGAACTAAGCGAAATATTGTGCCCCCAGGGTGGTACTCTATATATGTCacaaataattatgttttcaaaaagtCCCCTAAGGCCAAAAAAGTTTCTGaatctacaaaaagaaaagatccagtaaaaaatattcaaattgaaaGCTCACACAATATAGATCTAAACAAAATTGCAATGAATTCTAACTTACAAGTTGTTGTGGAGCGTTTGGAAGACACGATAAATATGGCCAAAAAGTCTTGGAATAACCACTCATCTGAAGGATGCAGGGCATCCAAGAAATTGATAGAAATTGATGGTAAAGATCAAAATGCAGGTAGAAATATGACCCTTACTGTAAGCAGAATGACCTGCAAAGAGCAGAGTTTATCAAAATCTGTGGTAGCGGCCGGCAATATCAAAAACAGTCATATGCCTACAATAGATTGGAATAGCAAAAAACGTGTTAATCTGGAAAAGTCATCAATTTTAGATACAAGTAGCTTGATTTCCAGTGTTACAAGTGTGCCAACAAAGTATGAGGGCTTTGGAAGCTCTTCTTTTTCCAGCTATTCTAGTCCCATCAAACTCATGTTTCTATCTGAGGTTAAAAGCAGTGAAGGAGTCAAATATACTTTAACTTCAGTTGGTACTTCCAAGTCAAATACTGATCTTCCTTCTGAAAAATGTCCGACTCCTCACGTAACtgaaaaaaaaccagaaacaaatgaGGACGTCCCAAACGCTAACTTGGAAAATCATAGTTCTAATCTTAATGACAGTGACACTCTTCAGGGAGGACTAAATAAGTTGAATTGTGCAAGTGAAACTACAGAATCGTCTGCAATGTTTATAGATGATATTAATAGTGATAAGCCACAGGACGAACCGAAGGAAAATCCAAGCAGTGGTATTGATTCATCTTTCAAACGAAAGCCAGGCAGACCTAAAAAAATAGGTCCCCAGGTTGTGAAGCAAACTAAGCGGCCAATTGGAAGACCCCCGAAACCTAAGGCTGAGCAAACAGATGTCGCCGTTTGCCAGAATGAGTCCTCTAGTGCTGGAAAGAAAAGTCCCGAATCTCTCCTATCAGAAGTAAAAGAAGGTATTTATAAAAAGAGTATTACCGTAACTGTTATTTATGGAAGGTCAAGAAGAGCTAAAAGACATGTTTCTGAAGGAGCTGGAGACATAAGCAACGTTAGGTCTGGCAGCAGTAAGGTTGCGGATTTTCCAGCTGAGTGTGGTGGCCTCCGAAATACTAGAGAACACAAGACTGACCCAGGTGAAAGAAGAAGTGCTGCTTCAAGTCCGACTACTGAAGGCGAGATCTTGGGGTCTGGCTTTGAACACGTTAGGCCCATCAAGAACAAGTCTGTGATACCTCAACCTTCCAAGAACGTTGCTCGGCCGAATCAGAAGCCTTTTGCAGTAACTAGGAAGCCTGGTCGGCCCGCGAAGGTGAAGATCTCTGGCATATCTGTGACTATTCATAGAGTTTCACCTCAGGAGAGAGAAGTAAGCATTAGCAGCTGCTTGCCTCCTTTAGAACAAGAAAATATGTTAGAAAAACACGTAGCTGAAGAGAAGCGTGAACACCGGTGCGGTAAGGTGGGTGCAAGGCACGCTGGCGCTGGCGTATTTGAGAATGGACCAAAAAGTATGGTTGCCACGATACCTTTGAGACATTCTGTTAGGGATAGAAAACCATCTCTCCATTTCTTACATCCATTCGCATCTTCCAGCTCACTTATTTATAGAAACGCTCTGCTCCGTAAGTCATATAAACTCCGTTTGCAGAAAGGTAAAAGTCAGAAGGAAAAACATAGGCAGTCAAGGATGAAAATAGCTTCGAAAGGTGCCCCGGGAACTAGGAACTCGAGGAATGCAAAAATGCGTTTGGAAGATAACAAATTAATTCCCATTTCTGAAGTATCTTTGGACCCTATAATCTCATCAAACCCCTTGCTCAGGTGGTGGGCTGCTTCTACTTCAAACGATTCCTTATTAGAAGAATTAAACAATAGATTTGAGCAAATAACAAATGCTTGGGTGCAAGTGAGTGGAGATGAAGCCGAAAACTGTGTTCATAAAAAAAGAGAACGCGTTGAAAATGATAATTTCAAAATAGCCAACCCTTTGGAAACCTGTCTTTTAGAACTTGAAGTTTCACCTGTAAAAATGCTTTTTCGGAAAAAGTATGATTTGAACGAACTCTGTATCTGGTTTATGCAAACAACAGAAACACAGTCTCTTTCACTAGTTAGAAAGGCAAATGCTCGAAACCCTTTGGAagtaataaataccagaggaattAAACTAGGAAccaaatattctaattttaatacCAGCCCCTTcagaaagcactttaaaaaatttgcacTATCTTCTCCTTCAAAATCAGCAGGGAAGTTGCATATACTGCATAAAATGGTTAGCTCTCCACTGTTAAATGTGAAAAGTAATTTAACATTAGCTAGATTAAAAAGAACTGAGTTTAAGAGGTTACAACATGAAAGgtggaaaagaaaggggaagttGCACAACCATGGAACAGTTGATTGGATCTCTAAAAGGAGGAACTTGAGATTTTTCTGCCAgaaccaatttttaaataagactgAGGGGGGAACAAATGCTGACACCCCACTCCAAGGAAAAAACACCGTAGAAAATCAGTTTATTTTGCCACCTGAGATCAGGGATGACTCTTTGCAGCAGAAGGTGGCAATGTCTGACTTGAAAACACATGCTAGTCTAGAGAATAATTTTAAGTCAGAGGCAAAGGAGAATGGAACAAATTGCAGccaaaaagattttgaaaagggACCAAGACTAGGAAATGTATGTCCAAATAATTGGAAGTCAAAAACCCTAAAAGATTGTAGAATATTTTTGAGGAAGATCAACTATCTTGAACACAGAAATACTTTTAAGCTAAATACAATCATTTACTCTCCCGAATCTGTTGACAGTGGAAGTAATCATCAGACTCGCATAGAAGAAGCAAAGCGCTTTACCCTAAGATCCCATTCTGCTAGgcaaaactcttttaaaaagcaatctaaagaaatggaaaatgctaAAACAAATAGTCCTTCAACCGATAAATTTCCTGGCCAACTTGACaatagtaaattaaataaatgtgttaactATGACAAGAATCCTGATAGTTCTGACGTTCTTAGCaaattgaacaaaagaaaaagaccaccTTGGAAGACCACAGAAATgtcaacaaaaagacataaacgACAGTCTTGCAACAGTGGACAAATGGCAAACTATTATTCAAAATCCCAACTAGGTAAGTTTTTCTCTGcttaattttaaagtttcattgTAGGTGCCTTGAGTAAAGTATGAGATCATGGGGAGAAGAGGAACAGCTGATTTAGTTTCAgtttatttccaaaatacttgGACAACCTAATTTCTTGGCACCTAGTATGAAACTCCTGAAATTAGGTTCTGCTCAGTGTAGCAGTGCGCGTCCCTACACCTTAATGTATCCAGGattttaagcaaattaaaatacatttagtaGAGACATAGAAGGCTTCTAAACATAGATCCTTAGTGTACAAGTTATATTATCTGCGTTTGCATTTTATCTaataaaagatatagaaaatagtTTGGTAAATACGCCCAAGGAGCTATCTAAGAATCCACTGCTGCGCTACAGGATAATGCATTTTCCTTGTCTTGATAAATTAATAGCTCTGAGACCACGTGGGCAGAAGTAAAGACTGTCTCGTTGCTAAATTGCTGGGGTCCGTTCACACACGTAATAATTGCGGCCTTACCGCCTCCCGAGCACCGTCGAATTGCTGCGACCCCTGCTGCTTCGGGAACCACGTTAAGACTCTGCTCTTTACAGAGCGTCCAGGAACAagatattttcttcaataaataagcaaacttGTTGAATAGGCTTTTTCAGGGGAGACTTGAACTAGATTGCACAGATACAAAGAGGAGGCTCTTTCCAGGGACCATCTGTACAGCCGAGCGAGGGGCCAAGTCACGCACAGGTCAGTGGCAGGTAGCGCTAAATTTAGGATGCGAACTGGAATTGGCAACGGTGCGCTGACTGGGTTGTGCAGGCCTGACAGCCACCCCGGGGAGACCCTTAGCCTGAGAACTAGCAAGACAGGGTGTGAACGCGCTGTTGCCGCCGAAGCCAGCTCCGCCTCTGCTTGTTGGAAGCGTAGACAGTTGAGGACGTGTGACAAGTGCCGGGTGTTTGTCTCATTACTTCCCAGACACGAAAGAGTGCCAGGTTACATTTGTGAATTTAAGGGTATTGTATCGTGTGGTTGCGTTGTTGCATTGTGTATTTTAGGGGCTTATACCGGTCCTGATGGATTTATTTGTGTTACCTTttgtaaaacttctttaaaagctaaaaaacGATTAAATcctctattaaaatattaaaagtaataattaaacTCAAGTTTGAATAGGTTAGATGATTACAATGGCCCCCAAAATTCAgttaattgactttaaaaatacctatttaagtaatatttaacATGCATTCATTAAAAACTTTAACTTCGTAACATGTGATGATTAAAGCTTTAACGTTGATCAAATTAGAGTCTCCATTATGAAAGATGAATCAAATCTAAAAGTAATGTCCTTTGTTTCTTGTCCTCAGGATAACTAAAAATAGCGTAACAGATATGTCAGGAAAAAAGAGTGATGAagcctgattttttaaaaaatgtataattcacgtaaaaatatacacacatatttttaaaagactgtcatGAATGGAGTATAAAGTGCAgcgtttcatttttaattctttatgcCATTCTCATTTCGTGCTGTTAGTTTACCAAACGTAGTTTGCATTAACTCACTTTACAACAGAACCGTTGTTTGTTCTTCTAGCTTCTTAGCCATTGTATCTTCCTCaggtataaatataaatttattttagtatgATTCTCTTATCTCGCTAGAtatcctggaaaaataaaatggaagatgccttagtattattttttcaagttaatcTCAAAATCCttttgtggtattttttaaagatctagtaTCATAGTAAGAGTTGTTTTtcaccttttctcatttttaaaattactagtaCTATTTCCTGTTCTGCTTGaagttttatttaccttttactgataactttccttctttatttaacattcttttttttttaatcaaggacattattttttacaaatttgtatttataacagtatttgttatatttatctgattttaaaatgtttcttaaagtgttattttttctcattattcctGGTATTCCATACTTCTTAATGCCTCTTTGGAAATGACCGTAAAATTCATTATTagttttatatgtgtttttcttCATCATAGTATAATTAGTGACTGGAGATTTGAGAGATTTTTAACAAGGACTTTTATAGAAGAATTCATAGGGCAATGTATATAGTGAATCATGGAATATTTCTCTTGCTGAAAAGTCTTGCTTCTACCATAAACGTCTCATTTTTGTACATTTCAAGATTAACTGTCCAGGTATAGTTTAATCCATGGGAGTCTTAAAACTTACTCTTTGCTACATGTGTACTGCTGTATATCAAATGTGGACatgaaaggaaagatgaaatgcAATTCTATTCCGAATATCCTCTTAATGCCTACAGCATGCTCCTAGACACTGTAGAAAGTTGAGAAAGTTCCCTTTCCAGCTTAAGAAAACAAGGCCTGTATCAcgtatttattcaataaatagagtatattttatgttttaagtggGATATTCTATTACTAATCACATCAGTTAAGGGGATGGATGGTCAAAGTCCTAGTTTGTGTTTCACGGAGACCGCGAATAGGCCATTCCCGTAGAAAGCAGCCTGCtgtgcccggggcggggggcggcttGTGGGAGCACGGAGGACGGAGCCTGAACCCGGGTTTAGAGAATTAGGCAGGGATGCTCACCGGCCACCCCCGGCCGAGCCCGGCAGGCCGCCGAGGCCCTgggcgccgggggggggggggggggggggggggggggggggggaggtgcggCCGAGAAGGCCTGCAGGACAGGAGCTGTCATCGCGGGGCTGAGGCCTGAGGAGCGGCCGCGGGCGGGGCACAGCCGGAGTTCGGGCCGCTGAGGGAAGGCCAGCCCAGCGGTGGGGCCGGCATCGGTCGTGAAACAAAGTCTGGACCCGACAGTGGCAATGAGGGGGAAGAACAGGCACGTTTGACAGAGGCCCAGGAAGTGGGATCCGATATGTTAGAGGAGGAGCAATAAAGGGTGATGTCCAGGTTTGGGCTTGAACATCTAGGTTCACTGAGATACGAGAGAACATTCAGGCATAGGGAATTTGGGATGTCCGAGAACAGATGCTCATGACGCAATCACCGTGGACCCTTGGACAGTGCAGTCTAGGGGTGCCGACCCCCCGTGTAGTAGAAAATCTGCAAACGACTCTGACTCCCTAAAAACTTCAGTGCCAATAGCCTGTTGACGGGAAGCCTTGCTGAGAGTGTGGACAGTTAGCAGGTATTTTCTGTCGTATGTACCCTGTGcagtattcttacaataaagctggagaaaagaaaattttaataagaaaatcatgaggaagaaaaaatacatttacaatatcGTGCGAATGTTTATGGGGGGAAATCTGCGTGTAAGTGGACGCGTGCATTTTAAACGTGTCTTGTTAGAGATCAGCTTTAGGTAATACGGGTTTGTTGCTCGGGAAAGAGGCTGAGATTTTGGGGTCCACAAATTGAACCCATGAGAGTGGAATAGATGGCTTAGTGTAAAATGGGAAGAGCCTGGGATCGCAGGGCCCCGAGGatatggggcggggggaggtgcacaggggcgcctgggtcgTCTAGTTGGTTGAGCAGCAGCTCTTGGTTGGtctgggctcaggtcctggtctccgCGTCGTGAGCTCAAGCCCCGGGGGCCTGAGGTCTGTGCCTCTGCGCTCAGGGGCGccgtctctaaaataaatggatgaaatcttcaaaaaaaaaaaaaaaaaaacggggggcGGGGGATGTGCACAGAAGCGCAGTGAGGCAGATAGAGGAAGGCGGGAGGGTGGAGACAAGGAAGCGGTTCCAAGAAGGGATGGAACAGCGGTGAAGGCGGTTGATGACAGGTCGGATAAGCCTGGAGACGGTTAAGAGGTGATCGTCGTGATGCGGAGGGTGGCTGTGGGGCCGGAGACcgagcgcgggcgggcgggccggaggaggagggggaggagaggggggaaaggagaggggggagggaggggaggaggaaggggggaggggaggagggaggggggggaggggaggagggaggggaggagaaggaggggagaggaggagggagggggaggaggaggggagaggaggagggagggggagggggaggagggaggggagggagggggaggagggagagggagggagggggaaggagggggaggaggtgggggaaaggagaggggggagggggcaggaggggggagggggaggggaggaagagggaggcggcaggaggggggagggggaggagcgggGGGAGGAGGACCACCGCGGCGGGAGCGAAAGGGGCGTCGCGGCGTTTCCGGACCGCGGGcaggggggtcgggggggggggagggggccaaGGGGCGGGAGACCCGTccgtggcggtggcggcggcgccGGGCGCAGGTTCGGGGAGGGGCGCTCGGGAGGTGGCCGGTGACTGTTGGAAACGCAGAGGCGGGACCTCGGGGCATCGGCGCCGCGAGTCCGGGGCAGCCGCGGGGAGGTTCCCCGCGTGGCCGGGCTGGGTCGGGGCCGGAGGGCGGCCTGCGCCGAGAGCGGGCCGGGGCTCGTGTCCCCGCGTGTCCGGCCGCAACGGGGGCGCCGCCGGGGCAGCGCAGGGCCCGGATTGCGGCTCCGAGCCGGGTTCGGGCGGCGGGTCGGGCCCGCTGTCTCCTGCCCCCCGAAGGCCCGAAGACACCCGGTTCCACCCCGGACTCGGGCCCACGCGcggggctgcccccgcccccgccgccccccggagGGGACGCTCGGGCGGGGCAGGCCGCGTGGCTCCGGCGCGGGGTGAGCGGGTGACGGACCGCGGGGAGAGCAGCCGATTCTCCAGGCTTCGCGGCGACAGAAACGCTCCGGACGACGCGTCGTGGCCGCCGAGGGCCCCGgcacccccgccccgcgcagCCGGCTTCCTGGCCCCACTGCGGAGCGGCCCCGGAGCGCGGCTCCGTGCAGGTCCCGCTGGGGCGGCCCTGCAGCCCCCGCGACGCCCCGAGCCCCGCAGACAAGGCCGCGACCCCAAGCACAGGCTCGTGTGCGCACCCGATGCGCCCTGGGACCCGGTCGCCGCGGCCGAGGCCGACGGGCAGGTGTCGCCGTGGAGGACCGCGCCGCGCACCTGCAGCCCGTGACGGCCGCCCGGCGGTTGCGCGGCTCCTCCTTGGgtcgggggcgg from Canis lupus dingo isolate Sandy chromosome 3, ASM325472v2, whole genome shotgun sequence includes:
- the LCORL gene encoding ligand-dependent nuclear receptor corepressor-like protein isoform X2; the protein is MDKGRERMAAAAAAAAAAAQCRSPRCAAERRGFRRELDSWRHRLMHCVGFESILEGLYGPRLRRDLSLFEDCEPEELTDWSMDEKCSFCNLQREAVSDCIPSLDSSQSTPTEELSSQGQSNTEKIECQAENYLNALFRKKDLPQNCDPNIPLVAQELMKKMIRQFAIEYISKSGKIQENRNGSIGPSLICKSIQMNQAENSLQEEQEGPLDLTVNRMQEQNTQQGDGVLDLSTKKTSIKSEESSICDPSSENSMAGSTVDAKSEEATKMEKGKSALSKVLESLCTHHQQQVLAMLKFLVQEQNAASLCYCNTSYTVSSESQKPLTEDNLHGLFCSCEYRLAERGGLQSERQSPGFVPLPVCIKDLRCLTCQTVTIEHIKTVVNRGIANSYSSHRCCSGPLANLHSTKSTFQAPLSSREVCDVSVRLEGVCRSRSPSPPPLSPVQTEGFEKLKDVVSELSALENNRLEININQPPSLIPAEINSDKGDHEGKIQKAKKCGNSDYLLLEDSDNCTTNHEKGETTIIFQDLMDRINEKLKSIETTDMTNLTKLSSSDCTTDNDLKLRDLIASLLHNAKASDYSFMELLSQHDKKVENKIIQTRFRKRQETLFSMHNSPDSPMFRRHSLQIKRELASLDENFVRKKYTEKNSRKLTRNDEIFSTDKQFYHCQGSLQNSKSLQDNNHVETSFSPDCALQSLQLPLHSLETNLAFDAFSESFKTTSPGKMSIRKSQEKSAAGKKLLQNHKENPKLENTETPLKSDVPGLLSRTKRNIVPPGWYSIYVTNNYVFKKSPKAKKVSESTKRKDPVKNIQIESSHNIDLNKIAMNSNLQVVVERLEDTINMAKKSWNNHSSEGCRASKKLIEIDGKDQNAGRNMTLTVSRMTCKEQSLSKSVVAAGNIKNSHMPTIDWNSKKRVNLEKSSILDTSSLISSVTSVPTKYEGFGSSSFSSYSSPIKLMFLSEVKSSEGVKYTLTSVGTSKSNTDLPSEKCPTPHVTEKKPETNEDVPNANLENHSSNLNDSDTLQGGLNKLNCASETTESSAMFIDDINSDKPQDEPKENPSSGIDSSFKRKPGRPKKIGPQVVKQTKRPIGRPPKPKAEQTDVAVCQNESSSAGKKSPESLLSEVKEGIYKKSITVTVIYGRSRRAKRHVSEGAGDISNVRSGSSKVADFPAECGGLRNTREHKTDPGERRSAASSPTTEGEILGSGFEHVRPIKNKSVIPQPSKNVARPNQKPFAVTRKPGRPAKVKISGISVTIHRVSPQEREVSISSCLPPLEQENMLEKHVAEEKREHRCGKVGARHAGAGVFENGPKSMVATIPLRHSVRDRKPSLHFLHPFASSSSLIYRNALLRKSYKLRLQKGKSQKEKHRQSRMKIASKGAPGTRNSRNAKMRLEDNKLIPISEVSLDPIISSNPLLRWWAASTSNDSLLEELNNRFEQITNAWVQVSGDEAENCVHKKRERVENDNFKIANPLETCLLELEVSPVKMLFRKKYDLNELCIWFMQTTETQSLSLVRKANARNPLEVINTRGIKLGTKYSNFNTSPFRKHFKKFALSSPSKSAGKLHILHKMVSSPLLNVKSNLTLARLKRTEFKRLQHERWKRKGKLHNHGTVDWISKRRNLRFFCQNQFLNKTEGGTNADTPLQGKNTVENQFILPPEIRDDSLQQKVAMSDLKTHASLENNFKSEAKENGTNCSQKDFEKGPRLGNVCPNNWKSKTLKDCRIFLRKINYLEHRNTFKLNTIIYSPESVDSGSNHQTRIEEAKRFTLRSHSARQNSFKKQSKEMENAKTNSPSTDKFPGQLDNSKLNKCVNYDKNPDSSDVLSKLNKRKRPPWKTTEMSTKRHKRQSCNSGQMANYYSKSQLACYK